The segment TCGATCTCGATGTCGCCGGAGTCGGCGCGGCCGGTCTTCGCCGGGACGTCGATGCCGGGCTGCCACCGCTCCCGCATGCCCTTGTCCGCGGTGGCGCGTAGGGCGAAGGCCTTGAGGACGCCGAGGAATTCGTCGACGCGTTCGGGATCGCGATGCGATGCCGCGATGCCGCGGACCGCCATGTGCAGCGCAGACGACAGCGGTCGACGCAGTTCCTGGTCCGGCCGAGCCTCGATCTTGCCGGTGCCCCAGCCGCGGGCGATGGCCGCGGATCGGAGTTGGTTGAGCAACACCGTCTTCCCGACGCCTCGCAGCCCGGTGAGTACGACGCTGCGTTCCGGCCGGCCGCGGGTGATGCGTTCGAGTACGACGTCGAAGGCGTCGAGCTGCTTCTTTCGGCCTGCGAGCTCGGGTGGGCGCTGGCCGGCGCCGGGGGCGTAGGGGTTACGCACGGGGTCCATGGGGCCAAAGTTACAACGAATCGTGCGATATATGCGGACATCTAGTTCGTGTCCTAGAGATCTGTATTCACTCGATACTTGCGCGCGACTGCGACGGAGGACTACTTTCTGGGGTGTGAAGCGCATTCTCGTAGTACGCCGCCGTAGCGGGGTCTGATTCGGACCGACCCCTCGCTGCGGGTCGTTGTGCTCTCTCGGTCCTCCCTTCACATTCGCCAGGACCACCCTCATGAATGCATTTGCTTCCACTCTCGCCACAGATCCGTTCCACGCCCGTTTCGGTTGCGCCCTGCCGCGCACGATGCGCGACGAGATCACCTGGCAACACATGTCGTGGACGAACTTCACCGACCGTTTCTCGCCCACCACCGGCCCTCTTCGACTGGGGTCATGGACTGCCGACAGTGCAGCTGGCGGTAGGACGGCTTTCGACGCGACCTTCGGCGTCGGCGACACGATCATCGCCTGTGCGGCAACGACTTACGGGCCGATCGAGGCCTTGACGTCGATGCTCCACAACGCCGGATTCCGCATCGAGATCCTCTCGTTCCACCAGCAGATCATCGGCGACGAGACCGCCACCTTCGTCCTCACCGAGCACGACGGTCGCCGCGAATGGTCGATGGGCATGGATACCGACGCACACCTGTCGGCCGTGCGAGCCGTCATCGCCGGAGCGAACATTCTGCATCGGTAGCGCTTTCTTCGACGGTCTAGCGCGTATGCAAGACAGGCGAAGACTTTCCTAGGGCATCTCGATCGTCTCGGCGCGCTGCACTTCGGCCAGTGCGCGTCGCAGATAGGTCTCGGCTCGGCCACGGCGCACCGCGAGCAGGTCTGCGACCACCAGCAACGCGTGCGCCGGACGCGGCCTCACTCGCGACTGCTCTTCGACGTCGGACACCCCCAGCGCTCCGGTGAGCACCTCCACGAATCCGGCGATGTCCAGGTTCGGCAGCCAGCCGGCTCCTCGTACGGTTCGGCCGAGCACCTCCTGGACGTTCTCGCCGGTCAATCCATCGCTGTATACCTCTTCGAGCAACGTGCGTACCATTTCGGCATGCACGTGGCCGGCCTGCGCCGAGTCCGAGCGGCCCAACGATTCGACGGCATCGTCGAACGCGACCGAATCCTGCGAGGCGACAGCAGCCAGCGCATCGTTCGTGGCATCGGCGATGCGCCGAACTTCGACTGGCCATTCAGCAGGCCAGGTGACGGGCATACGACTCGGGGGAGTCGACACGGGGGAGGAGTCGGTCATGACAGAAGTGTCTCATCGGATACCGTCACGGTTCCCTTTATGTGTTACCGGTGTTTATACTAAGTCTCGCACTGTGGCATCGGCCACACCTGCGAACGTGGAGGAGGTGGCTCGATGAGCGAACGGAAGATCGTCGCATCGGATCCCGGTGAAGTGATGCTGCAAGCCAGAAACGTCAAGTTCGACTGGAGCGATCTGCCGATGCACTGGGTGCCGGGCGATCCGTACACCACGCACGTACTCAACGTGCTGCATCTACTGCTGCCCGCCGGCGAGCACTGGTTCGTCGACACGTTCAAGGAAGCCCTGCCGTACATCGACGACGAGAAGCTGCGCGACGACGTCATCGGCTTCATCGGCCAGGAAGCCGTACACGCCGAGGCCCACACCGGCGTCCTCGTGCATCTCCAGGCCAAAGGACTCGACCCGACTCCGTTCACCGACCAGATGGAGTGGGCCTTCGGCAAGGTCCTCGGCTCCGATTCGGTGACCAGCCTTCGATCGAAGAACAATCTGGTCGAGCGCTTGGCTCTGATCGCCGCGATCGAGCACGTGACGGCATTTCTCGGTGACTGGGTACTCAACGCCGACGGTCTCGACCGCGCGGGCATCCACCCCACCATGCTCGATCTGCTGCGCTGGCACGGTGCCGAGGAAGTAGAGCACCGCTCGGTCGCCTACGACACGCTGCGATACTTCGACAAGCGCGAGGTTCGCCGATTGCGCACGTTCGTCGTGGTCGTGCCGTTGATGGCCTACATCTGGATGCGCGGGATCATCTTCCTGATGAAGAACGACCCGGAGCTGCAGTCGGCCCCGAAGTCCGTCCGCAAGCCGCGCTCGGCACTGTGGCGGAAGTCGGTCAAACGCGGCACCCTGCCCGCGCTGACGCACGTCGGCCGCAGCATGTCGCGCTACCTCAAGAAG is part of the Rhodococcus sp. SBT000017 genome and harbors:
- a CDS encoding alpha-isopropylmalate synthase regulatory domain-containing protein, with translation MNAFASTLATDPFHARFGCALPRTMRDEITWQHMSWTNFTDRFSPTTGPLRLGSWTADSAAGGRTAFDATFGVGDTIIACAATTYGPIEALTSMLHNAGFRIEILSFHQQIIGDETATFVLTEHDGRREWSMGMDTDAHLSAVRAVIAGANILHR
- a CDS encoding metal-dependent hydrolase codes for the protein MSERKIVASDPGEVMLQARNVKFDWSDLPMHWVPGDPYTTHVLNVLHLLLPAGEHWFVDTFKEALPYIDDEKLRDDVIGFIGQEAVHAEAHTGVLVHLQAKGLDPTPFTDQMEWAFGKVLGSDSVTSLRSKNNLVERLALIAAIEHVTAFLGDWVLNADGLDRAGIHPTMLDLLRWHGAEEVEHRSVAYDTLRYFDKREVRRLRTFVVVVPLMAYIWMRGIIFLMKNDPELQSAPKSVRKPRSALWRKSVKRGTLPALTHVGRSMSRYLKKSYHPSQEGSTAQAVRYLASSPAAQAAAR